The Bernardetia sp. ABR2-2B DNA window AGCACAACAAAACAATCGTTGGGCAGTAGCCAAAACAACTACAAAAGAGCGTATCGAAAAACTAAAGCGTTTGCAAGATGCTCTCTTTAATTACCGTGCAGCATTTCATAACTCGCTTCGTCAAGATTTTGGAAAGCCAGAAGCAGAAACTGATTTATCAGAAATTTATCCTACTTCAAATGAAATAAAACACGCTATTTCGAATCTTGAGAAATGGATGAAAGATGAATCTGTAAGCACTCCAGTAGCTCTCTTGGGTTCTAAGTCTTATATTCGTTATGAGCCGAAAGGAGTTTGTTTGATTATTGCGCCTTGGAATTACCCAGTTAATTTGATTCTAATTCCTCTTGTTTCAGCAATTGCAGCAGGTAATTGTGCTATCTTGAAGCCTTCTGAGTACACGCCACACACCAATGCAATCATGAAGCAGCTTATCAAAGAAGTTTTTGCTGAAAACGAAGTGGCTTTTGTAGAAGGCGAAGTAGAAGTATCTAAATATTTGACTGAGCAGCCTTTTGACCATATTTTCTTCACAGGAAGTACAGCCGTAGGAAAGTCAGTTATGAAAGCTGCTGCTGAAAATCTAACTTCTGTAACACTAGAACTTGGTGGAAAGTCGCCAGTTATTGTTGATGAGACTTCGAATATTAAAGAAGCTGCCAAAAAAATCGTTTGGGGTAAATTCTTAAATGCAGGTCAGACATGTATTGCTCCTGATTACGTATTGGTTCATGAAGATATTGAACACGAACTTATCCAACAAATGCTCAAGTATTTGAGTGAGTTTTATGGTCAGTCTTCGGGAGAGCGTTTGGATTCTCCAGATTATGCAAGAATTATCAATGGAAAACAATACAAAGCACTCGTTGAGCTTATCGGAAAAGCAAAAGGACAAGGTGCAGTCATTCATACTGGGGGAACAGTCGTAGAAGAACAAAACTATATTGCTCCAACAATTATGTCAGAAGTTCCGTTGGATTCGGAAGTGATGCAACAAGAAATTTTTGGTCCTATTATGCCAGTTATTCGTTATAAATATCTTAATGATGCTTTGGATTTAATCAACAAAAAAGATAAGCCGTTAGCATTATATCTCTTCTCACAAGAGCGTGAAACTATTGAAAATGTACTTTCTTCTACCTCTTCTGGTGGCGTTTGTATTAATGATACAGTGATTCATTATTTTCAACATAATTTACCTTTTGGTGGTGTAAATCATAGTGGAATCGGAAAAGCACATGGTATTTTTGGTTTTAAGTCATTTTCTAATGAACGTGCTGTTTTAGAGCAACCTACTCGTTTTAGCGCACCTCAACTGATGTATCCTCCTTACAAATCAGAAGTAAAATCACTTATTGATTTTACTGTAAAATGGATTTAATGTAGCTGACACTTTCCAAGTGTCAGAAATATAGATAAACCTATTCTTTCTTTTTTGAAGGAATAGGTTTTTTTGTACATTTGAGAATGACTAATATTAAAACAATAGTTTTTGATTTATACAATACTTTGATTGAAATAAAAGAGCCTAGTAATTTCTTTCTAAAGTTATTCAGAACTTCCAAAAATGGGTTTGATTTGGAAGTAAAAGCATATTTACGACTTATTATGACCGTAGATATTGATGAACTAATGGATGTTTTACCAAGTGAGTTTGAAAATTTATATAATGAAAATAGGCATACTTTAGAGAGTGAATTACGTTCAGTTGTTGTTTATGAAGAAGTTATTGATATGCTTGAAGAGTTGAAAAAAGATTTTACTATTTTCTTGATTTCAAATTTAGCATCTCCTTACAAAGAGCCTACTTTTAAATTCGGTTTGGATAAATTTTTTGATAAAATGATATTTTCTAGTGATTATGGCTATGTGAAGCCTAATCAAGAAATATTTAAAGAAATAGAAATAATTGCTAAAAACAATCCTAATGAAATTTTGATGATTGGGGATTCTTTTAAATCAGATATTGTAGGAGCAAATACTATGGGATGGAATTATTTGCAAATAAAAAGAGATGGCAATATTTTAAAAGATTATGAAATCCAAAACTTAACTGAAATAAGAAAATTTATCTAAATTTGATGTTACATTATACAATCAAACTTATCTACTCCAATGCTACAAAAAACGCTATACTTTATCTTCATAATTGCATTTTTATTCTCTTGTACATCAAATACAGAAACAAAAGAAATTGTATCAACTCCAAAGGAAGAAACTACAAACTACGATAATCAGATAACTCAAATTAATGATGTGGCAAATCGCTATCTTGATTTAGGGCGTTTTAGTGGTACACTATTGATTGCTCAAAATGACTCTATTATCTTTAATAAAAGCTATGGTTTGGCAGATTATAAAACAGTCAAAGAATTTACAGACAGTACAGCCTTCAAAGTGGGGCATCTTTCTGAGCTTTTTACAGAAGCTATTATTAGAGATATGACAGAACAAGATTTGCTAAAATTGAATGAAAAAGTAACAACATATATTCCTCAAATAAAACAGGATTTTACAGTCGAAGAGCTATTAAATCATAAATCAAACCTTCAAACGATTGCCCAAATACAAGAATCGAATTCAAATAAAGCCTATTCATTGATTGATTATGTAAACTTATCAAAATCAAATAATCAAGAGAACAAAGTAACAGAAACTCAATCTGAATTAGATTATAATATTTTAGGATTAATTATTGAAAAAATCACGAACAAAACATTTTCAGAAGTTTTGGAAGACTATGCTCAAAAATGGAATTTAGAAAGCACTTACCTTCAAAAAACAGATACGACACATCTAGCCATTGGTTATTTATTCTATAATTATCGCAATCAAGGACTGAAAATAACGCCTTCGCCAAAGTATCAAGACAGTATGGCTTTTAGTAGTAGAGGAATTAAATCGACAGCAAAAGATGTTTTAAAGTTTGCGAATAATTTTGAAAATCAAAGCTTTGATGTAGAAGGATATTTGATGAATGACGGCTTTAGTTATTCGCTCAAAAAGGACACAGAAAAGCAACAAACAATTCTTATTTTGAGCAACCGTAAGCATCCAGTAGCAAGAGAAATGTCTGAAAGTATTGAAAAAATATTGGATAATGAAGAATATGAACTTCCTTTGCTGCGTCAAGAAATAGCTATTAATCCAAGTTTATTAAAAGAATATGAAGGAGTTTATGCCATGAACGAAAACATGAATCTGACTTTTGTAGCTGAAAGAGATAGTTTGTTTGTAGTCATGGGAGAAAACAAAGTAGAGCTAAAACCACAATCTGAAAATCAGTTTTTTATGAATGAGAGTGATGCTTCTATTCGTTTTGAGAGAGATGAGAATAATAAGGTCTCGAAAGCTATTTTGTTAGATGGTTTCTTGACAGGAAATACAATTTTGAAAGTTGAGGAATAGTTCATACTTTGAAAGTAAGTGTATTATTTAAGAAGTTGTTTAAGAATGTGAATTCTTCCATAGAATTGGGTTTGTAAATCCAATTCTACGGAAAAATAACCCAGCCTTTGTTGGTGTTTTAGCATAGCGACACCAACAAATAAACGTACAAAACCTATTCTTAAACAACTTCTAAGCAATTTCAAACCTCTAAAAATAAAAAAAAATGGCTTTAATTCTTCCTGTTCGTGGTTTTTCTCCAAAATTTGGTAAAGATTGTTTTCTTGCTCCTAATGCAACTATTGTAGGAGAAGTAGAAATGGGCGATAATTGTAGTGTGTGGTTTAGTGCTGTCGTTCGTGGCGATGTAAATTATATCAAAATTGGTCATCATACCAACATTCAAGACAACGCCACTATTCATGGAACTTATGAAACTGCTCCGACAACTATCGGAAATTATGTAAGTATTGGACATAATGCCATTGTTCATGGCTGTACGATTGAAGATAATGTTTTGATAGGAATGGGTGCAAGATTAATGGACGGTGTGATTGTCAGAACTGGAAGTATTGTAGCAGCAGGTGCAGTAGTTTTGGAGGGAACAGAGATTGAAAGTGGGTTTATTTATGCTGGAGTACCTGCAAAAAAAGTAAAGCCAATTGGAGAAAGAGGAGAAATGCTAGAGCGAATTGCGAATAATTATATTAAATATTCTGGTTGGTTTATGGAAGATAAGAAATAATAAAACAATCAAAATTTCCTTTTCCTATCAAAAGTTCTTATCTTTGTAACTCATTTTCAGATAGATATGTAAAATTCTGTAAATCAATAACTTACTAGGTTTTGGTTTGAGTTTTATCTCTTCTTAAAAATGAATTTTATTCAAATTATTTTATCACAGTTAAGAAACACCTTATAAGCATAATTTCTTTTATTTAGTTTTATCAAATTAATTAAAAAAAATGCTACAAAGGCAGGCACTCAGACAAGCCTGAAAGTAATTGTCATTTTTATTTTATTATATGAGTAATTCAAACACTTCAGCAGGCGAAATCAATTGGGAAGAATTAGAGTCTAACAAAACAGGCTTTGGTGCTGGCTACAAGGATTCACGCCAACAAGAACTAGCAGACCTTTACGAAGAAACTCTTACTGAGTTTTCAGAAAACGAACTTGTTACAGGTACAATCGTAGGTGTTACAGACCGTGAAGCTATCGTAAATATCGGTCATAAATCAGACGGACTTGTATCTCTTTCAGAATTTAGAGATTTACCAGAGCTTAAAGCTGGTGACCAAGTAACGGTTTATGTAGAGAAACAAGAAGACGCAAACGGACAAATTTTACTTTCTCGTCGTAAGGCAATGGCTCTTCAGGCGTGGAAAAAAATTGAGCAGTCGCATCAAGGCGACGAAGTTATCGAAGGAGTTATCAAACGCCGTACAAAAGGTGGTTTGATTGCAGATATTTTCGGTATTGAAGCATTTTTACCAGGTTCACAAATTGACGTTAAGCCAATTCGTGATTTTGATGTATATGTCGATAAGAAAATGGAATTGAAAGTTGTCAAAATCAATTATGCAAATGACAACGTAGTAGTTTCTCATAAAGTTCTTATTGAGAAAGACCTTGAAAAACAACGTTTACAAATCCTTGACAACCTTGAAAGAGGACAAGTATTGGAAGGTGTGGTTAAAAATATCACTAACTTTGGTGCTTTTGTTGATTTGGGTGGTGTAGATGGATTACTTCACATTACTGATATTTCTTGGGGACGTATTTCTCATCCAAACGAAATATTAGAATTAGACCAAAAACTCAATGTTGTTGTTCTTGATTTTGATGAAGATAAAAAACGTATTTCATTAGGTATGAAACAACTTCAAGAGCATCCTTGGGATTCGCTTGAGGCAAGTTTAGAAGTAGGTACAAAAGTAAACGGACGTATTGTGAATGTTGCTGATTATGGTGCATTCTTAGAAATCAAACCAGGTGTTGAAGGTTTGATTCACGTTTCTGAAATGTCTTGGTCGCAGCACTTGCGTAACCCACAAGAATTTTTGAGTATCAATGATACAGTAGATGCAGTTATCTTGACAATTGACCGTGAAGAACGCAAAATGTCATTAGGTATCAAACAACTTACTGAAGATCCTTGGACAAAAGAAGAAGTTAAAACAAAATATGCTTCTGGAGAGCGTCATACAGGAACAGTTCGTAACCTTACTAACTATGGTTTATTCTTAGAATTGGAAGAAGGAATTGATGGACTTGTTCATATTTCTGACCTTTCTTGGACTCGTAAATTCAAACACCCATCTGAATTTATTAAAGTAAACGAAAAATTAGAAGTTCAAGTATTAGAACTTGATACAGAACAACGTCGTTTGGCTCTTAGTCATAAGCACATGGAAGAAAATCCTTGGGATACTTTCGAAACTATCTTTACGCCAAACAGTGTACACAAAGGTACTTTAGTAAACAGAAATGATAAAGGAGCAAATATCGAACTTCCTTATGGTGTTCAAGGTTTCTCTTCTACAAAACACCTTACTTTGGAAGAAACAGGCAAAACTGCTGAAGTTGGAAACAACATTGACTTCAAAGTAGTAGAGTTTTCTAAAGACGAGCAACGCATTATCCTTTCTCACGTAGCTACTTACCGTA harbors:
- a CDS encoding aldehyde dehydrogenase family protein, with protein sequence MSEIQAENVSIAGQNSESKEDFKKHIDEIFEAQQNNRWAVAKTTTKERIEKLKRLQDALFNYRAAFHNSLRQDFGKPEAETDLSEIYPTSNEIKHAISNLEKWMKDESVSTPVALLGSKSYIRYEPKGVCLIIAPWNYPVNLILIPLVSAIAAGNCAILKPSEYTPHTNAIMKQLIKEVFAENEVAFVEGEVEVSKYLTEQPFDHIFFTGSTAVGKSVMKAAAENLTSVTLELGGKSPVIVDETSNIKEAAKKIVWGKFLNAGQTCIAPDYVLVHEDIEHELIQQMLKYLSEFYGQSSGERLDSPDYARIINGKQYKALVELIGKAKGQGAVIHTGGTVVEEQNYIAPTIMSEVPLDSEVMQQEIFGPIMPVIRYKYLNDALDLINKKDKPLALYLFSQERETIENVLSSTSSGGVCINDTVIHYFQHNLPFGGVNHSGIGKAHGIFGFKSFSNERAVLEQPTRFSAPQLMYPPYKSEVKSLIDFTVKWI
- a CDS encoding HAD family hydrolase, which codes for MTNIKTIVFDLYNTLIEIKEPSNFFLKLFRTSKNGFDLEVKAYLRLIMTVDIDELMDVLPSEFENLYNENRHTLESELRSVVVYEEVIDMLEELKKDFTIFLISNLASPYKEPTFKFGLDKFFDKMIFSSDYGYVKPNQEIFKEIEIIAKNNPNEILMIGDSFKSDIVGANTMGWNYLQIKRDGNILKDYEIQNLTEIRKFI
- a CDS encoding serine hydrolase; the protein is MLQKTLYFIFIIAFLFSCTSNTETKEIVSTPKEETTNYDNQITQINDVANRYLDLGRFSGTLLIAQNDSIIFNKSYGLADYKTVKEFTDSTAFKVGHLSELFTEAIIRDMTEQDLLKLNEKVTTYIPQIKQDFTVEELLNHKSNLQTIAQIQESNSNKAYSLIDYVNLSKSNNQENKVTETQSELDYNILGLIIEKITNKTFSEVLEDYAQKWNLESTYLQKTDTTHLAIGYLFYNYRNQGLKITPSPKYQDSMAFSSRGIKSTAKDVLKFANNFENQSFDVEGYLMNDGFSYSLKKDTEKQQTILILSNRKHPVAREMSESIEKILDNEEYELPLLRQEIAINPSLLKEYEGVYAMNENMNLTFVAERDSLFVVMGENKVELKPQSENQFFMNESDASIRFERDENNKVSKAILLDGFLTGNTILKVEE
- a CDS encoding gamma carbonic anhydrase family protein; amino-acid sequence: MALILPVRGFSPKFGKDCFLAPNATIVGEVEMGDNCSVWFSAVVRGDVNYIKIGHHTNIQDNATIHGTYETAPTTIGNYVSIGHNAIVHGCTIEDNVLIGMGARLMDGVIVRTGSIVAAGAVVLEGTEIESGFIYAGVPAKKVKPIGERGEMLERIANNYIKYSGWFMEDKK
- the rpsA gene encoding 30S ribosomal protein S1; its protein translation is MSNSNTSAGEINWEELESNKTGFGAGYKDSRQQELADLYEETLTEFSENELVTGTIVGVTDREAIVNIGHKSDGLVSLSEFRDLPELKAGDQVTVYVEKQEDANGQILLSRRKAMALQAWKKIEQSHQGDEVIEGVIKRRTKGGLIADIFGIEAFLPGSQIDVKPIRDFDVYVDKKMELKVVKINYANDNVVVSHKVLIEKDLEKQRLQILDNLERGQVLEGVVKNITNFGAFVDLGGVDGLLHITDISWGRISHPNEILELDQKLNVVVLDFDEDKKRISLGMKQLQEHPWDSLEASLEVGTKVNGRIVNVADYGAFLEIKPGVEGLIHVSEMSWSQHLRNPQEFLSINDTVDAVILTIDREERKMSLGIKQLTEDPWTKEEVKTKYASGERHTGTVRNLTNYGLFLELEEGIDGLVHISDLSWTRKFKHPSEFIKVNEKLEVQVLELDTEQRRLALSHKHMEENPWDTFETIFTPNSVHKGTLVNRNDKGANIELPYGVQGFSSTKHLTLEETGKTAEVGNNIDFKVVEFSKDEQRIILSHVATYRSGKDETAAPAKAKKAKASKGEASKETASKSKDMKKSKDLETTSSLGDNSALSQLKDDMKGDESK